In Iodobacter fluviatilis, one DNA window encodes the following:
- a CDS encoding DUF2325 domain-containing protein, with protein MNAYLVGADVLGNIPELLSSYGIKVHKHVSGRNAAHQRKPASLKGADLLILFTDFLSHNVMRAYRELAHEENIRFVACRRSVCALSQSLDKIECAKRCDTCPNRKTH; from the coding sequence ATGAATGCATATTTAGTAGGCGCAGATGTGCTGGGTAATATTCCCGAACTTTTGTCGAGCTATGGCATAAAAGTACACAAACACGTGTCAGGGCGTAATGCCGCGCATCAGCGCAAGCCCGCCAGCTTAAAAGGTGCGGATCTTCTGATCTTATTTACTGATTTTTTAAGCCACAATGTGATGCGGGCTTACCGCGAATTAGCTCATGAAGAAAATATCCGTTTTGTCGCCTGCCGCCGCTCTGTCTGTGCCTTGAGTCAGTCGCTGGATAAAATAGAATGTGCAAAACGCTGTGATACCTGCCCGAACAGAAAGACGCATTAA